One Williamsia phyllosphaerae DNA segment encodes these proteins:
- a CDS encoding SRPBCC family protein, producing MAVSGSSSIDIAAPIATILDAIADLESYPSWSPIHKEVEVLERDDNGRPTKARMSASLMGIADEQVLTYDWNDTGVTWDLLESTQQKAQHAEYRLTETADGTHVDFEMSLDPKIPVPGFLLKKGKKTIIEMATQGLKDQVK from the coding sequence ATGGCAGTCAGTGGAAGCAGCAGCATCGACATCGCGGCACCGATCGCGACCATCCTGGACGCGATCGCGGATCTCGAGAGCTATCCGTCGTGGTCCCCGATCCACAAGGAGGTCGAGGTCCTCGAGCGTGATGACAACGGACGACCCACCAAGGCGCGCATGTCCGCATCGCTGATGGGCATCGCCGATGAGCAGGTCCTCACCTACGACTGGAACGACACCGGCGTCACGTGGGACCTTCTCGAGAGCACCCAGCAGAAGGCACAGCACGCGGAGTACCGGCTCACCGAGACCGCGGACGGCACGCACGTCGACTTCGAGATGAGCCTCGACCCAAAGATCCCCGTCCCCGGATTCCTTCTCAAGAAGGGGAAGAAGACCATCATCGAGATGGCGACTCAGGGCCTGAAGGACCAGGTCAAGTAG
- a CDS encoding lipase family protein, whose amino-acid sequence MLKSTLRVIGAGAAIAAVVATGTTAVADAAPEVSTATQSPADVSFYTPPSPLPAGSPGDLIRVQNFRTFIGAPSGNGRIPAKASRILYRSVDSVGAPIAVSGYVLQSPKPWNGPGPRPVVAYAPGAHGQGDQCAPSRLLQSGATITPGGPMAEIESVITFNLLAKGYTVVSTDFVGLGTPGLHTFGVRLDMAHAVLDSARAVRQMTDVVDPKAKVAIAGYSEGGGAAAAAAEVASTYAPDLPLVGVYAGGTPTDLRKLMAYLDGNRLSAALAYAVNGLEERYPAFKAGFDPLLNATGKSVNAGVARECIVATSFRGRPQTKTWTKSGKSYNQILAERPDLAKFVDEQNVGGIKPEVPVFLSANPDDPTVPPTQTRELYTKWCGLKPESVQFGEYPFPVRLIGASPIGHIAGGITGFEKAFDWLQARFEGKAPVVGCQRS is encoded by the coding sequence ATGTTGAAGTCAACGCTGCGTGTCATCGGTGCGGGGGCAGCCATCGCCGCGGTGGTCGCGACCGGCACCACCGCCGTCGCCGACGCCGCTCCCGAGGTGAGCACGGCGACACAGTCACCGGCCGACGTCAGTTTCTACACCCCGCCGAGCCCCCTTCCCGCAGGCAGTCCGGGTGACCTCATCCGCGTGCAGAACTTCCGCACCTTTATCGGTGCCCCGAGCGGCAACGGTCGGATCCCGGCGAAGGCCTCGCGGATCCTGTACCGGTCGGTCGACTCCGTCGGGGCCCCGATCGCCGTGTCCGGCTACGTCCTGCAGTCGCCCAAGCCGTGGAACGGACCCGGCCCGCGCCCGGTCGTCGCCTACGCGCCCGGCGCGCACGGACAGGGTGACCAGTGCGCCCCGTCGCGACTGTTGCAGTCCGGCGCGACCATCACCCCCGGTGGACCGATGGCCGAGATCGAGTCGGTCATCACCTTCAACCTGCTGGCCAAGGGCTACACCGTGGTCAGCACCGACTTCGTCGGCCTGGGTACGCCCGGCCTGCACACCTTCGGCGTCCGCCTCGACATGGCACACGCCGTGCTCGACTCGGCCCGCGCCGTCCGCCAGATGACCGACGTCGTCGATCCCAAGGCCAAGGTCGCCATCGCCGGCTACTCCGAGGGCGGAGGCGCCGCGGCCGCCGCGGCCGAGGTCGCCTCGACCTACGCGCCCGACCTGCCTCTCGTCGGCGTCTACGCCGGTGGCACCCCGACCGACCTCCGCAAGCTGATGGCCTACCTCGACGGCAACCGCCTCAGTGCCGCACTCGCGTACGCCGTCAATGGTCTCGAAGAGCGTTACCCGGCGTTCAAGGCCGGCTTCGACCCGTTGCTCAACGCGACCGGCAAGTCGGTCAACGCCGGTGTCGCACGGGAATGCATCGTCGCCACCTCGTTCCGTGGGCGTCCGCAGACCAAGACGTGGACGAAGTCGGGCAAGAGCTACAACCAGATCCTCGCCGAGCGTCCGGACCTGGCGAAGTTCGTCGACGAGCAGAACGTCGGCGGCATCAAGCCCGAGGTCCCGGTCTTCCTCTCGGCCAACCCCGACGACCCGACCGTGCCCCCGACACAGACACGCGAGCTGTACACCAAGTGGTGTGGGCTCAAGCCCGAGTCCGTGCAGTTCGGCGAGTACCCCTTCCCGGTGCGACTGATCGGCGCATCGCCGATCGGCCACATCGCCGGCGGCATCACCGGTTTCGAGAAGGCCTTCGACTGGCTGCAGGCCCGCTTCGAGGGCAAGGCGCCCGTGGTCGGTTGCCAGCGCAGCTGA
- a CDS encoding ABC transporter permease produces MTLTSPTRTVAASEPITKAPAVAPRRRRRPLEAVGTVAKRSIAIVAFLLLWEYAPRLGWVDPTFLSPFSEVVRAWWGLATSGELWSNVQASLTRSLSGFAIAIVVAVPVGLLIAWYRHIEEVFSPLFAIFLNTAAVALLPVFTLVLGIGETSKIAIIAYASFWPVLYNTIGGAKNVDPLLIRSARSFDIGSLALFRKVILPAALPTIFTGIRLAGAASILVLITTEFVGAKAGLGYLISSSQFNFQIPQMYAGILTVATIGVAFNYLLVAIERRFSRWRPAT; encoded by the coding sequence ATGACGCTCACCTCGCCGACCCGCACCGTCGCCGCTTCCGAGCCGATCACCAAGGCGCCCGCAGTCGCACCGAGGCGCCGCCGCCGACCGCTCGAGGCGGTGGGCACGGTCGCCAAGCGCTCGATCGCCATCGTGGCCTTCCTGCTGCTGTGGGAGTACGCCCCGAGACTCGGCTGGGTCGATCCGACGTTCCTGTCCCCGTTCAGCGAGGTCGTCCGGGCATGGTGGGGTCTCGCCACATCCGGCGAGCTGTGGAGCAACGTGCAGGCGAGCCTGACGCGTTCGCTGTCGGGCTTCGCGATCGCCATCGTCGTCGCGGTGCCCGTCGGTCTGCTCATCGCCTGGTACCGACACATCGAGGAGGTGTTCAGTCCGCTCTTCGCGATCTTCCTCAACACCGCTGCCGTGGCACTGCTGCCGGTGTTCACCCTCGTCCTCGGAATCGGCGAGACATCGAAGATCGCGATCATCGCCTACGCCAGCTTCTGGCCGGTGCTCTACAACACCATCGGCGGTGCGAAGAACGTCGACCCGCTGCTGATCCGGTCGGCGCGCTCGTTCGACATCGGCAGCCTGGCGCTGTTCCGCAAGGTGATCCTGCCCGCGGCGCTGCCCACGATCTTCACCGGCATCCGTCTCGCCGGGGCCGCGTCCATCCTCGTGCTGATCACCACCGAGTTCGTCGGGGCGAAGGCCGGTCTCGGCTACCTGATCAGCAGCTCGCAGTTCAACTTCCAGATCCCGCAGATGTATGCGGGCATCCTCACCGTCGCGACCATCGGCGTTGCGTTCAACTATCTGCTGGTGGCCATCGAGCGTCGCTTCTCGCGCTGGCGGCCGGCCACATGA
- a CDS encoding TspO/MBR family protein: protein MRSLFLTSAATAATSAIGALASKDANSLWFRTLSKPAFQPPPIAFPIVWTALYADIAISSATVIDDLDAADRSDESTAFTAALAANLVLNGSWTWVFFRAHRLAEATVVAGALTVSSADLVRRSSAVSTPAAAALTPYAAWCAFATVLSGTLWWRNR, encoded by the coding sequence GTGCGTTCTCTGTTCCTCACCTCCGCGGCGACGGCCGCGACCTCGGCCATCGGCGCCCTGGCGTCCAAGGATGCGAACTCGTTGTGGTTCCGCACCCTGTCCAAGCCCGCGTTCCAGCCGCCGCCGATCGCGTTCCCGATCGTGTGGACCGCGCTCTACGCCGACATCGCGATCAGCTCGGCGACCGTGATCGACGACCTCGATGCGGCCGACCGAAGCGACGAGTCGACCGCGTTCACGGCCGCGCTGGCCGCGAACCTCGTGCTCAACGGGTCGTGGACGTGGGTTTTCTTCCGCGCCCACCGACTCGCGGAGGCCACGGTGGTCGCCGGTGCGCTCACCGTCAGCAGCGCCGACCTGGTGCGCAGATCGTCGGCGGTCTCGACACCGGCGGCCGCGGCCCTGACCCCCTACGCCGCGTGGTGCGCGTTCGCGACCGTGCTGTCCGGGACGTTGTGGTGGCGTAACCGCTGA
- a CDS encoding nucleotidyltransferase family protein, with the protein MCTDRDLGSKIYRVDDQAVLTGDERVPRGRTSPVGPQPGAAPRAPAVGSSGAGGVVGVVLAAGAGTRYGMPKVLAEQGRWLQAAVGALADGGCDEVIVTLGAAVVDVPAPARAVVVPTWSDGLSESVRAGLAAAMRADCAGVALLVVDVPDTNAAVVRRVLDAAGARRSVLARAVFGARPGHPVYLGADHLVGVLATITGDRGAGAYTDRRPDVVTVECGDLTSGRDRDLM; encoded by the coding sequence ATGTGCACCGACCGCGACCTGGGCAGCAAGATATATCGGGTGGACGATCAGGCCGTGTTAACCGGTGACGAGCGGGTCCCGCGTGGGCGGACGAGCCCGGTCGGACCGCAGCCGGGGGCGGCACCGAGGGCACCGGCAGTCGGGTCGTCCGGCGCGGGGGGAGTCGTCGGGGTGGTGCTCGCCGCGGGTGCGGGCACCCGGTACGGGATGCCGAAAGTGCTTGCCGAGCAGGGGCGATGGCTGCAGGCCGCGGTCGGCGCCCTCGCCGACGGCGGCTGTGACGAGGTCATCGTCACCCTGGGTGCCGCGGTGGTCGATGTCCCCGCACCAGCGCGAGCGGTGGTCGTGCCCACCTGGTCCGACGGACTCTCGGAGTCCGTCCGTGCGGGGCTGGCCGCGGCGATGCGGGCCGATTGCGCCGGTGTGGCGTTACTTGTTGTTGACGTGCCCGACACGAACGCGGCCGTTGTGCGTCGCGTCCTCGACGCCGCGGGAGCCCGCCGGTCGGTCCTGGCCCGTGCGGTGTTCGGCGCACGCCCGGGGCATCCGGTGTACCTCGGCGCCGATCACCTCGTCGGGGTGCTCGCGACGATCACCGGTGACCGGGGTGCCGGGGCCTACACAGACCGACGGCCGGACGTCGTCACCGTCGAGTGTGGTGATCTGACGTCCGGCCGCGACCGGGACCTCATGTAG
- a CDS encoding TauD/TfdA dioxygenase family protein: protein MTTELTVTKLGGRIGARIDGIALSGDLDPRTVADINTALLEHKVIFFRDQQHLDDTSQQAFAKLLGELTIAHPTVTSRGDTVLPIDSENGKANSWHTDVTFVDRVPKASVLRAVTLPAYGGTTVWASTVAAYEALPEPLRVLAETLWATHTNVYDYAANHGESSPAVSDKVADYRAEFRSQYFETEHPLVRVHPETGERALLLGHFVKGFVGLGSRESAKLFELFQERIIRLENTIRWNWAEGDLAIWDNRATQHYAVADYDDQYRRLSRITLAGDVPVDVHGNRSRIVSGDASHYSEIVEPVAHAV from the coding sequence GTGACCACAGAACTGACGGTGACCAAACTCGGCGGACGCATCGGTGCCCGGATCGACGGGATCGCCCTGTCGGGCGACCTGGACCCACGGACCGTCGCCGACATCAACACCGCCCTGCTCGAGCACAAGGTGATCTTCTTCCGTGATCAGCAGCATCTCGACGACACGTCACAGCAGGCTTTCGCGAAGCTGTTGGGTGAGTTGACCATCGCGCACCCGACAGTGACCTCACGCGGGGACACGGTGTTGCCCATCGATTCCGAGAACGGCAAGGCCAACAGCTGGCACACCGACGTCACCTTCGTCGACCGGGTGCCCAAGGCGTCGGTCCTGCGGGCGGTGACGCTACCGGCGTACGGCGGTACCACGGTCTGGGCCTCGACGGTCGCCGCGTACGAAGCACTGCCGGAGCCGTTGCGGGTGTTGGCCGAGACCCTCTGGGCCACCCACACCAACGTCTACGACTACGCCGCCAACCACGGGGAGTCCTCGCCGGCGGTGTCGGACAAAGTTGCCGACTACCGCGCTGAGTTCCGCTCGCAGTACTTCGAGACCGAACACCCGCTGGTGCGCGTGCACCCGGAGACCGGTGAGCGTGCCCTTCTCCTCGGCCATTTCGTGAAGGGCTTCGTCGGTCTCGGCAGTCGCGAGTCGGCGAAGCTGTTCGAGCTGTTCCAGGAGCGGATCATCCGATTGGAGAACACGATCCGATGGAACTGGGCCGAGGGCGACCTCGCGATCTGGGACAACCGCGCGACCCAGCACTACGCCGTCGCCGACTACGACGACCAGTACCGCCGCCTGAGCCGGATCACCCTGGCCGGCGACGTCCCCGTCGACGTTCACGGCAATCGCAGCCGCATCGTCAGCGGAGATGCCTCCCACTACTCCGAGATCGTCGAACCGGTCGCGCACGCCGTCTGA
- a CDS encoding ABC transporter substrate-binding protein, with product MRTPRVLIVAVAVLMTAVGVTACTGDPAVDENGVTTLRYQGWPGQVILPEVAEHLGFFDGKIKLDWVGNTISGPQDIQSAATGQTDFGGAFAGAVAKLITSGAPITSVINYYGTDQQTIAGFYVRDDSPITKPTDLVGKKIGVNTLGGQLEADIHDQLKKDGLSQDQIKTVQLVALPAPNTEDALRKGQIDAAGLSGQFQQRAVINGGLRAVFTDLSLYGPFNGGPYVFRNDLIKKNPDGVRAFTAGVAKAIEWERTTPREKVLATFTDIVTKRQRPNDDTSSLKYWLSVGVPSKGGLLSDSDFTRWQSWLQDTGSITGDLDASKFYTNEFNPYADQGAKSDAKVG from the coding sequence GTGAGAACACCCCGGGTACTCATCGTGGCCGTGGCCGTGCTGATGACGGCAGTGGGTGTGACCGCCTGCACCGGCGACCCCGCTGTCGACGAGAACGGCGTGACGACCCTGCGCTATCAGGGATGGCCGGGGCAGGTCATCCTGCCCGAGGTGGCCGAGCACCTCGGCTTCTTCGACGGGAAGATCAAGCTGGACTGGGTCGGCAACACCATCAGCGGTCCGCAGGACATCCAGTCTGCGGCCACCGGACAGACCGACTTCGGCGGCGCGTTCGCCGGTGCCGTGGCCAAGCTGATCACCTCGGGTGCGCCGATAACCTCGGTGATCAACTACTACGGCACCGACCAGCAGACCATCGCCGGCTTCTACGTCCGCGACGACAGCCCCATCACGAAGCCGACCGATCTGGTGGGCAAGAAGATCGGCGTCAACACCCTCGGTGGGCAGCTCGAGGCCGACATCCACGATCAGCTGAAGAAGGACGGTCTGAGCCAGGATCAGATCAAAACCGTTCAGCTCGTGGCGCTTCCGGCACCGAACACCGAGGACGCGCTGCGCAAGGGCCAGATCGACGCCGCGGGCCTGTCGGGTCAGTTCCAGCAGCGCGCGGTGATCAACGGTGGTCTGCGGGCGGTGTTCACCGACCTGTCGCTCTACGGGCCGTTCAACGGCGGACCCTACGTGTTCCGCAATGACCTCATCAAGAAGAACCCCGACGGCGTACGAGCGTTCACCGCGGGTGTCGCCAAGGCGATCGAGTGGGAACGCACCACCCCGCGGGAGAAGGTGTTGGCCACGTTCACCGACATCGTCACCAAGCGTCAACGCCCGAACGACGACACCTCGAGCCTCAAATACTGGCTCAGCGTGGGGGTTCCGTCGAAGGGCGGTCTGCTCTCCGACTCCGACTTCACCCGGTGGCAGAGCTGGCTGCAGGACACCGGCTCGATCACGGGCGACCTCGACGCGTCGAAGTTCTACACGAACGAGTTCAACCCGTACGCCGATCAGGGTGCGAAGTCCGACGCGAAGGTCGGGTGA
- a CDS encoding LLM class flavin-dependent oxidoreductase yields the protein MTTQPARQMHLNAFLMGVGHHEAAWRHPSTDERRLLDVRHYQELARIAERGKLDSIFFADNVAVGPRVQRHALATFEPVTLLSAIAVVTERIGLISTASTSYNEPYNLAREFASLDHISNGRAGWNIVTSGTEAEARNFGHESIPEHARRYERAGEFLDVVTALWDSWESDALVLDPAEGVFADPTRVHDIDHVGERFRVHGPLNTPRGPQGRPLLVQAGSSESGKEFAAQHAEAVFTAQRSIEEAVKFYWDLKGRLERHGRTPDQVAVLPGVVPYLAETESAAIALEREFTDLISPDHALGQLSRMVGIDLTGHPLDEPLPPLPDESEIEGAKSRFSLVKSLAQGEDLTVRELIGKLGGGRGHRSFAGTPEQLADNLERWFLAGAADGFNIMPPSLPGGLDLFVDRVVPILQERGLFRREYTADTLRGHYGLDPVPTRHRTEALTR from the coding sequence ATGACCACGCAACCCGCTCGCCAGATGCACCTCAACGCCTTCCTCATGGGCGTCGGACACCACGAGGCCGCGTGGCGGCACCCGTCGACCGACGAGCGTCGTCTGCTCGACGTGCGGCACTACCAGGAGCTCGCCCGGATCGCCGAACGCGGCAAGCTCGACTCGATCTTCTTCGCCGACAACGTCGCGGTCGGACCGCGGGTGCAGCGGCACGCACTCGCGACGTTCGAGCCGGTCACCCTGCTCTCGGCGATCGCGGTGGTCACCGAGCGGATCGGGCTGATCTCGACCGCGTCGACGTCCTACAATGAGCCCTACAACCTCGCGCGGGAGTTCGCCTCGCTGGACCACATCAGCAACGGGCGCGCCGGGTGGAACATCGTCACCTCCGGCACCGAGGCCGAGGCCCGCAACTTCGGTCACGAGTCGATCCCCGAGCACGCCCGGCGCTACGAGCGGGCCGGTGAGTTCCTCGACGTGGTCACCGCACTGTGGGACAGCTGGGAATCCGACGCGCTGGTGCTCGACCCGGCGGAGGGCGTGTTCGCCGACCCGACGCGCGTGCACGACATAGACCATGTGGGGGAACGGTTTCGGGTCCACGGGCCGCTGAACACGCCGCGTGGGCCGCAGGGCAGGCCGCTCCTCGTCCAGGCGGGGTCGTCGGAGAGCGGCAAGGAGTTCGCCGCGCAGCACGCCGAGGCCGTCTTCACCGCGCAGCGGTCGATCGAGGAGGCTGTGAAGTTCTACTGGGACCTCAAGGGCCGACTGGAACGTCACGGCCGCACGCCCGATCAGGTGGCGGTGTTGCCGGGCGTGGTGCCCTACCTCGCCGAGACCGAGAGCGCCGCGATCGCCCTGGAACGCGAGTTCACCGATCTCATCTCGCCGGACCACGCGCTCGGCCAGCTGTCCCGGATGGTGGGCATCGACCTGACCGGGCACCCGCTCGACGAACCGCTGCCGCCGCTGCCCGACGAGTCCGAGATCGAGGGCGCGAAGAGCAGGTTCTCCCTCGTCAAAAGCCTGGCCCAGGGGGAGGACCTGACGGTTCGGGAGCTGATCGGCAAGCTCGGTGGCGGACGTGGGCACCGCTCGTTCGCCGGCACGCCCGAGCAGCTGGCCGACAACCTCGAGCGGTGGTTCCTCGCGGGGGCCGCGGACGGTTTCAACATCATGCCGCCGTCATTGCCGGGCGGACTCGACCTGTTCGTCGACCGCGTCGTGCCGATCCTGCAGGAGCGTGGACTGTTCCGGCGCGAGTACACCGCGGACACCCTGCGTGGGCACTATGGGCTCGACCCGGTGCCGACGCGTCACCGCACGGAGGCGCTGACTCGGTAG
- a CDS encoding ABC transporter ATP-binding protein: MTGTPDVQPKISLRGVTKSFPDREGSGAFTALHDIDIDVAPGEFVTIVGPSGCGKTTLLDLVGGLTEPTSGELRIDGRPITGPGLDRGIVFQQYALFPWRTAQGNVEFGLEAKGVGRRERARRAREVLALVGLAAFADRYPHELSGGMKQRVAIARSLAYEPEVLLMDEPFAALDAQTREQLQVELRSIWQRLSTTVLFITHGIEEAIFLGQRVLIMTSRPGQIKESVAVDLGEVDTTTDVRSSPDFVAHRHRIWESLHDEVLRSTVLAGGPTGTEATR, translated from the coding sequence ATGACCGGAACACCGGACGTGCAACCGAAGATCTCGCTGCGCGGGGTCACCAAGAGCTTTCCCGACCGCGAGGGCAGTGGTGCGTTCACGGCGCTGCACGACATCGACATCGACGTCGCACCAGGCGAGTTCGTGACCATCGTCGGTCCCAGTGGCTGTGGTAAGACCACGCTGCTCGACCTCGTCGGTGGTCTCACCGAACCGACCTCGGGTGAGCTGCGCATCGACGGCCGGCCGATCACCGGACCCGGCCTCGACCGCGGGATCGTCTTCCAGCAGTACGCGCTGTTCCCGTGGCGGACCGCGCAGGGCAACGTCGAGTTCGGGCTCGAGGCCAAGGGCGTCGGTCGCCGCGAGCGCGCCCGACGCGCACGCGAGGTGCTCGCGCTGGTGGGACTCGCGGCGTTCGCCGACCGCTACCCGCACGAACTGTCCGGTGGCATGAAACAGCGCGTCGCGATCGCCCGGAGCCTCGCCTACGAGCCCGAGGTATTGCTGATGGACGAGCCCTTCGCCGCACTCGACGCCCAGACGCGTGAACAGCTCCAGGTGGAGCTGCGGTCGATCTGGCAGCGGCTGTCGACGACGGTCCTGTTCATCACGCACGGCATCGAGGAGGCGATCTTCCTCGGTCAGCGAGTGCTGATCATGACGTCGCGACCGGGGCAGATCAAGGAATCGGTCGCGGTCGACCTCGGCGAGGTGGACACGACCACCGATGTCCGGTCGTCGCCGGATTTCGTCGCGCACCGCCATCGGATCTGGGAATCGCTGCACGACGAGGTCCTGCGCTCCACCGTCCTCGCCGGCGGCCCGACCGGGACGGAGGCCACCCGATGA
- a CDS encoding endo-1,4-beta-xylanase, protein MVGSIAFSMFVAFAAGAMLPTERPAYNIVNAASISNSPNTVGISDNDLYLTAGDPASVKKHLDELQALGVTNIRIAIPWAAVEASNGNFDWTLIDNMVSAADARGMGILGVVNTTPGWARGQYTNLYAPPDNPATYANFMTALATRYTGKIGAYEVWNEPNAAFAYSSPNGPDPAGYTALLKAAYTAIKAADPKATVIGGVLGATVSWGSYALNPIDFVTQMYAAGAKGYFDALSYHPYQYTLPFSTGVNAHPDSPLNQLNAIYALMQANGDGTKSIWSSEYGLPTGLVGEQQQADYISDFLNKWSSLPYAGPNFLYTTVDRNSSDTNDPESTFGLFRDNWVAKLAATVVKNWIAAHPVTTPPTTPTTPVLTPAEQAAQAWAAALNAAIAQYFANLAAALAAALSGNAAPAAPATTTANAAVTQAAATTTAPTTATTTAPTTTTPTTTTPTTAATTTATTTAPATTTPSTTTAPVTTTAPTTAAKTTAPVTTTGSATAPTTSPVTTTPATTSPTTTATTTPKTTTPAATSTATTAPATSTASKTTTPAAAPTKTTAAVG, encoded by the coding sequence GTGGTCGGTTCGATCGCGTTCTCGATGTTCGTGGCGTTCGCGGCCGGGGCCATGCTGCCGACCGAGCGTCCTGCGTACAACATCGTCAACGCCGCGTCGATCAGCAATTCGCCGAACACCGTCGGCATCTCGGACAACGACCTGTATCTGACCGCCGGTGATCCCGCATCGGTAAAGAAGCACCTCGACGAATTGCAGGCGCTCGGCGTCACCAACATCCGCATCGCGATCCCGTGGGCCGCGGTCGAGGCGTCCAACGGGAACTTCGACTGGACGCTCATCGACAACATGGTGTCCGCGGCGGACGCACGAGGGATGGGGATCCTCGGCGTGGTCAACACGACCCCCGGCTGGGCGCGTGGTCAGTACACCAACCTGTATGCGCCGCCGGACAATCCTGCGACCTACGCCAACTTCATGACAGCTCTGGCCACGCGCTACACCGGCAAGATCGGTGCGTACGAGGTCTGGAACGAGCCCAATGCGGCGTTCGCCTACAGCTCGCCCAACGGTCCCGACCCGGCCGGCTACACCGCACTGCTCAAGGCCGCGTACACCGCGATCAAGGCGGCCGACCCCAAGGCGACCGTCATCGGTGGCGTCCTCGGTGCCACCGTCAGCTGGGGCAGCTACGCGTTGAACCCGATCGACTTCGTGACACAGATGTACGCGGCAGGCGCCAAGGGCTACTTCGACGCATTGTCATATCACCCGTACCAGTACACCCTCCCGTTCTCGACGGGTGTGAACGCGCACCCGGACTCCCCCCTGAACCAGCTCAACGCCATCTACGCGCTGATGCAGGCCAACGGTGACGGAACCAAGAGCATCTGGAGTTCGGAATACGGATTGCCCACCGGTCTCGTCGGTGAGCAGCAGCAGGCCGATTACATCTCCGATTTCCTGAACAAGTGGAGCAGCCTCCCGTACGCCGGCCCCAATTTCCTCTACACGACGGTCGATCGGAATTCGTCTGACACGAACGACCCGGAGAGCACTTTCGGCTTGTTCCGTGACAATTGGGTCGCGAAATTGGCGGCAACGGTGGTCAAGAACTGGATTGCCGCGCATCCCGTCACCACACCGCCGACCACGCCCACGACGCCGGTGCTGACACCGGCCGAGCAGGCGGCGCAGGCATGGGCCGCGGCTCTCAACGCCGCGATCGCGCAGTACTTCGCGAATCTCGCGGCCGCTCTGGCCGCGGCGCTGTCCGGTAACGCCGCACCCGCGGCTCCGGCCACGACGACCGCGAACGCCGCGGTGACGCAGGCGGCCGCAACCACGACGGCTCCGACGACCGCGACCACGACGGCGCCGACCACGACGACGCCGACCACGACGACGCCGACCACGGCTGCGACGACCACCGCGACCACGACGGCGCCGGCGACCACGACCCCGTCGACCACGACGGCTCCGGTCACCACGACGGCGCCCACGACGGCGGCGAAGACGACAGCCCCGGTCACCACGACCGGGTCGGCCACGGCCCCGACGACGAGTCCCGTCACCACCACCCCGGCGACGACCAGTCCGACGACCACGGCCACGACCACCCCGAAGACGACGACCCCGGCCGCGACATCGACGGCGACAACGGCTCCGGCCACGTCGACCGCGTCGAAGACGACCACCCCCGCCGCGGCACCGACGAAGACGACCGCAGCGGTCGGCTGA